From a single Anomaloglossus baeobatrachus isolate aAnoBae1 chromosome 4, aAnoBae1.hap1, whole genome shotgun sequence genomic region:
- the LOC142302318 gene encoding uncharacterized protein LOC142302318, translating into MAPRVDTEKLITAVETHPPLWDTRVDGYHDRLTVERHWNQVAEEVYPNNAWSRCSPAKRAKYVDLVKRRWRSARDQYRREYNPIPSSSSQGRKRRYIYYEQISFLAPILEVTQTEDNLDESDDEPTAGPSATATSASEQEPAREDIEIPETQQDAANESHEGGTESAQTNTQGSSTQQTTTPATQSTQTNVLPRFAPQPLRARRIRRPEEMRSLPEIIDTRIIHIMNTLIPETDAERFCRSLSTSLTKIPSDRQERVRAAMLTLLSASLAEQEPT; encoded by the exons atggcaccacgggtggacacggagaaacttataacagctgtcgagactcacccaccattatgggatacacgtgtagatggttaccatgaccgactgacagttgagcgccattggaatcaagtagctgaggaagtgtaccccaataatgcatggtctagatgttctcctgcaaagcgtgctaaatatg ttgacttggtaaaaaggcgttggcgttcagcccgtgatcagtaccgaagggagtacaaccctataccatcctcatccagccaaggccgcaaacgcagatatatttattatgaacaaataagcttcctagcacccatcttagaagttacaca aacggaggataatcttgacgaatcagatgatgaaccaacagcaggtccctctgctacagccacctcagcatcagaacaagaacctgccagagaagacattgaaattcctgagactcaacaagatgcagcaaatgaatcacatgagggtgggacagagagtgcacaaaccaacacccaaggctcatcaacgcaacaaacaaccacaccagctacacaatcaacacaaacaaatgtacttccacgttttgcaccacaacctctacgtgcaagaagaatccgcagacctgaggaaatgagatccttaccggaaataattgacacacgcattattcacataatgaacactttaattccagaaacagatgccgagcgtttttgtcggtctttatctactagcttaaccaaaattccttcagataggcaggaacgtgtaagagctgctatgcttaccctactgtcagctagtctggcagaacaggaacca